In Microbacterium sp. 1.5R, the following are encoded in one genomic region:
- a CDS encoding glycoside hydrolase family 1 protein has protein sequence MLTFPDGFLWGAATAAHQVEGNNTTSNWWAMEHAPGSTMVEPSGDAADHFHRYPEDMRLLADAGLNSYRFSMEWARIEPERGFVSRAMLDHYRRMIDTARENGLDPTVTLMHFTVPQWFQKDGFWRADDAVDLFSRYVETVLPILEGVTYVCTINEPNIAAMLAGGEDASNLVAFGLPNPDLAVADTLLDAHHRASEILHSVSGVQAGWTIATQAFHSTGEPGADEMLAEYGDPRDHWYLDQSAGDDFVGVQAYTRTFIGPEGPRPVADDVETTLTGWEFFPEALEMGVRSAWERSGGVPVLVTENGIATGDDTRRIAYTQGALEGLHRAISDGIEVKAYQHWSALDNYEWASGFRPTFGLIGFDHETFERSPKPSLAWLGEVARRNGL, from the coding sequence GTGCTCACATTCCCTGACGGCTTTCTCTGGGGCGCTGCGACCGCAGCCCATCAGGTGGAGGGGAACAACACGACCAGCAACTGGTGGGCCATGGAGCATGCTCCGGGCTCGACGATGGTGGAGCCCTCGGGCGATGCCGCCGACCACTTCCACCGGTACCCGGAGGACATGCGGCTGCTGGCGGATGCCGGTCTGAACTCGTACCGCTTCTCGATGGAGTGGGCGCGCATCGAGCCCGAGCGCGGCTTCGTGTCGCGGGCGATGCTGGATCACTACCGCCGCATGATCGACACGGCCCGGGAGAACGGTCTGGACCCGACGGTGACGCTGATGCACTTCACGGTGCCGCAGTGGTTCCAGAAGGACGGCTTCTGGCGTGCGGACGACGCGGTCGACCTGTTCTCCCGCTACGTCGAGACCGTGCTGCCGATCCTCGAGGGCGTGACCTACGTCTGCACGATCAACGAGCCGAACATCGCGGCGATGCTCGCCGGGGGAGAGGATGCCTCGAACCTCGTCGCCTTCGGACTGCCGAACCCCGACCTCGCCGTCGCGGACACGCTGCTCGACGCGCACCACCGGGCCTCCGAGATCCTGCATTCCGTCTCGGGCGTGCAGGCCGGATGGACGATCGCGACGCAGGCCTTCCACTCCACCGGTGAGCCGGGGGCGGACGAGATGCTGGCCGAGTACGGCGACCCCCGCGACCACTGGTACCTCGATCAGTCGGCCGGTGACGACTTCGTCGGCGTGCAGGCCTACACCCGCACCTTCATCGGCCCCGAGGGTCCGCGTCCGGTCGCCGACGACGTCGAGACCACGCTCACCGGCTGGGAGTTCTTCCCCGAGGCGCTCGAGATGGGCGTGCGCAGCGCGTGGGAGCGCAGCGGCGGCGTGCCGGTGCTCGTCACGGAGAACGGCATCGCGACCGGCGACGACACGCGGCGCATCGCCTATACCCAGGGTGCTCTCGAGGGACTCCACCGTGCCATCTCCGACGGCATCGAGGTCAAGGCTTACCAGCACTGGAGCGCACTCGACAACTACGAGTGGGCGAGCGGATTCCGCCCGA